In one window of Camelina sativa cultivar DH55 chromosome 15, Cs, whole genome shotgun sequence DNA:
- the LOC104747420 gene encoding glucan endo-1,3-beta-glucosidase 7 yields MVLSIFFPLLFILFFFPPSNAQSFIGVNYGLLADNLPSPSETAKLLQSTSIQKVRLYNADPSIIKSLAGTGIGIVIGVANGDLPSVASDLNVASQWISSNVLPFYPASNIILINVGNELLLSNDLNLVNQLLPAMQNIQNSLEAVSLGGKIKVSTVHAMTVLGNSEPPSAGSFALSYQAGLKGILQFLSDTGSPFAINPYPFFAYQSDPRPETLAFCLFQPNAGRVDSNTGIKYTNMFDAQVDAVHSALKSMGFEKLEVVVAETGWPSTGDSNEVGPSVENAKAYNGNLVAHLRSMVGTPLMPGKSIDTYIFALFDENLKPGPSFERSFGLFKPDLSMAYDIGLTKTTSSQTSQSPPLGEATSMGWCVPKDDATEEQLQDSLDWVCGQGIDCGPIMPGGLCFEPNNLMSHTAYAMNLYFQKSPENPTDCDFSKTARITSNNPSYNSCIYPRAGDGSIRGEMNKYVTSDKATEKNGSESSSSLYLPLVIMFISCFILFPSLRIM; encoded by the exons AGTAAACTACGGCTTACTAGCCGACAACCTCCCATCACCGTCCGAAACGGCCAAACTCCTCCAATCCACCTCCATCCAAAAAGTGAGGCTATACAATGCCGATCCCTCCATCATCAAATCCTTGGCTGGCACGGGCATCGGCATTGTTATCGGAGTAGCCAATGGTGATCTCCCGTCTGTAGCCTCGGATCTCAACGTCGCCTCTCAGTGGATTAGTTCCAACGTACTCCCTTTCTATCCTGCCTCGAACATCATCCTCATCAATGTTGGCAATGAG TTACTATTGTCGAATGACCTGAATCTGGTGAACCAGCTTCTCCCGGCTAtgcaaaatatccaaaattctcTTGAGGCGGTTTCACTAGGCGGAAAAATCAAGGTGTCTACGGTACACGCAATGACGGTGCTTGGCAACTCCGAACCGCCATCAGCTGGTTCGTTTGCTCTCAGTTATCAGGCTGGTTTAAAGGGTATTCTACAGTTCCTTAGCGATACCGGGTCACCTTTTGCCATCAACCCGTACCCCTTCTTTGCGTATCAAAGCGACCCGAGACCCGAAACGCTAGCGTTTTGCCTTTTCCAGCCTAACGCTGGACGGGTCGACTCTAACACTGGAATCAAGTACACGAACATGTTCGATGCACAG GTTGATGCCGTGCACTCAGCTTTGAAATCGATGGGATTCGAAAAACTGGAAGTGGTTGTGGCTGAAACTGGTTGGCCATCGACCGGTGACAGTAACGAGGTGGGTCCGAGTGTTGAGAATGCTAAGGCTTACAATGGGAACCTTGTTGCTCACTTGAGGTCCATGGTTGGGACTCCGCTCATGCCCGGCAAATCCATCGACACTTACATTTTTGCTCTATTTGATGAAAATCTCAAGCCGGGTCCTTCCTTTGAGCGTTCTTTTGGCCTTTTCAAGCCTGACCTTTCGATGGCCTACGACATTGGCCTCACTAAAACTACTAGTAGTCAG ACGTCACAATCTCCGCCATTGGGTGAAGCAACATCGATGGGATGGTGTGTGCCAAAGGATGATGCGACTGAAGAACAGTTGCAAGATAGTCTAGATTGGGTTTGTGGGCAGGGAATCGACTGTGGCCCAATAATGCCAGGAGGGCTTTGTTTCGAGCCTAACAATCTCATGTCTCATACAGCCTATGCCATGAATCTCTATTTCCAAAAGTCTCCTGAAAACCCTACGGATTGCGATTTCTCTAAAACCGCGAGGATCACTTCGAATAACCCTA gTTATAACAGTTGCATCTACCCAAGAGCAGGAGATGGAAGCATAAGAGGAGAAATGAATAAATATGTGACTTCAGATAAAGCAACGGAGAAGAACGGATCAGAAAGCTCTTCTTCGCTGTATCTGCCTCTCGTTATCATGTTCAtttcttgtttcattctttttcCTTCCTTGCGAATTATGTAG